One window from the genome of Mucilaginibacter ginsenosidivorans encodes:
- a CDS encoding RecQ family ATP-dependent DNA helicase has protein sequence MTIQETLKHYWGYDNFRPLQEEIIQSVLLGRDTLALLPTGGGKSVCFQVPGLVKEGISIVVSPLIALMKDQVENLKAKGIPAVSIVTGMGKREIDIALDNCVYNGVKFLYLSPERLLSELVRERIRYMNVNLIAVDEAHCISQWGYDFRPPYLHVADLRELHPGVPVLALTATATADVRGDIQEKLCFKEPNIFQQSFERKNISYVVQHEENKLRKLLDIPRGVKGTGIVYVRSRKEAEEIAKYYNENHFGADFYHAGLTMEQRSAKQDSWQTGNTRIIVATNAFGMGIDKPDVRFVIHKDMPESLEAYYQEAGRAGRDGRKAYAVLLYNHADRLKNEKKFESNFPSVDEIKQVYHQFGSYFHLAYGTGAGVSFDLDLGDFCVRNKLDATKTVNALKFLEQDEYLAFNESVFLPSRFRFEVMNEQLYNFQVQNQGWDAFIKTLLRSYGGAFENYVRLREFDLARRANLSVQQVIQGLKQLEDEGILHYLQQTDLPQVTWLQPRLQQNELIINKRYIENRKTVYRNKMEAVFAYAEHSRCRSQMLLAYFDETAPKCGVCDVCLEEKRRKNKAETAENITAEIVDSLSMEHKNIGELVTTLKTGTEKERLEAIRLLLDAGKIKTDGEKYYL, from the coding sequence ATGACCATCCAGGAAACACTGAAACACTATTGGGGATATGATAACTTCCGGCCGTTGCAGGAGGAGATAATTCAGTCGGTTTTATTGGGGCGCGATACGTTGGCTTTGCTGCCCACAGGCGGGGGCAAGTCGGTCTGTTTCCAGGTACCGGGCCTGGTAAAAGAGGGGATAAGCATTGTTGTTTCGCCGCTCATAGCCCTGATGAAGGACCAGGTGGAGAACCTGAAGGCGAAAGGCATTCCGGCGGTATCCATTGTGACCGGGATGGGCAAGCGCGAAATAGATATTGCGCTGGACAATTGTGTTTACAATGGCGTTAAATTCCTGTACCTGTCGCCCGAGCGGTTATTGTCAGAACTTGTGCGCGAACGGATCAGGTATATGAATGTGAACCTTATTGCCGTAGACGAGGCGCATTGCATATCGCAATGGGGGTACGATTTCAGGCCGCCGTACCTGCATGTTGCCGACCTGCGGGAATTGCACCCCGGCGTACCCGTACTTGCCCTTACCGCGACAGCAACTGCCGACGTAAGGGGCGACATACAGGAAAAATTATGTTTTAAAGAGCCCAACATTTTTCAGCAAAGCTTCGAGCGGAAGAATATCAGCTACGTGGTTCAGCACGAAGAGAACAAGTTGCGCAAACTGCTCGACATACCACGGGGTGTAAAGGGCACCGGTATTGTTTATGTGCGCAGCCGCAAGGAGGCCGAGGAAATAGCCAAATATTACAACGAAAACCATTTCGGCGCCGACTTTTATCACGCCGGGCTCACGATGGAACAACGCTCTGCAAAGCAGGATAGCTGGCAAACAGGCAATACCCGCATTATCGTGGCAACTAACGCTTTCGGAATGGGGATAGACAAGCCGGATGTCCGTTTTGTGATCCACAAGGATATGCCCGAAAGCCTGGAAGCCTATTACCAGGAAGCGGGCAGGGCAGGACGCGACGGCCGAAAAGCTTATGCCGTATTGCTTTATAACCATGCCGACCGGCTGAAAAACGAAAAGAAATTCGAATCGAATTTTCCTTCGGTGGATGAGATCAAACAGGTGTATCATCAATTCGGCAGCTACTTTCATTTGGCCTATGGTACAGGGGCAGGGGTGAGCTTTGACCTGGACCTGGGCGATTTTTGCGTCCGTAATAAACTTGATGCCACCAAAACCGTTAATGCCCTTAAATTTTTGGAGCAGGACGAATACCTGGCGTTCAACGAGAGCGTATTCCTGCCCTCGCGTTTCCGGTTCGAGGTGATGAACGAGCAGCTTTACAATTTCCAGGTACAAAACCAGGGCTGGGACGCGTTCATCAAAACCCTGCTGCGATCATACGGCGGTGCATTTGAGAACTATGTACGGCTGCGGGAGTTTGACCTGGCCCGACGGGCCAACCTGAGTGTGCAGCAGGTGATACAAGGCCTGAAGCAATTGGAGGATGAAGGTATACTGCATTACCTGCAGCAAACCGACCTGCCCCAGGTTACCTGGCTGCAACCGCGCCTGCAGCAGAATGAGTTAATTATTAATAAACGTTACATCGAAAACCGTAAAACGGTTTACCGCAATAAAATGGAGGCGGTGTTTGCCTATGCCGAACATAGCCGGTGCCGCAGCCAGATGCTGCTGGCTTATTTTGACGAAACCGCACCCAAATGCGGCGTATGCGATGTGTGCCTGGAGGAAAAACGCCGGAAGAATAAAGCCGAAACCGCGGAAAATATCACCGCTGAGATCGTCGACTCTTTATCGATGGAGCATAAGAACATCGGCGAGCTGGTGACCACCCTTAAAACCGGCACCGAAAAGGAGCGCCTGGAAGCTATCCGCCTGCTGCTGGACGCGGGAAAGATCAAAACTGATGGGGAGAAGTATTATTTGTAA
- a CDS encoding amidohydrolase family protein, protein MKYILVVILTFLTADIVYAQKWNVENPPGPSKKVTITTDEGTWMDLDVSPDGQNIVFDLLGDIYTIPIKGGKATTLSSGKAWDVQPRYSPDGKMIAYTSDRDGGDNIWVMNADGTNKHPITKENFRLLNNPYWTPDGQYIVARKHFTATRSLGAGEMWIYNINGGDGIQLTKRKNDQQDAGEPIVSPDGKYIYWSEDMTPGPDFQYNKDPNQGIYAIRRLNRETGKIEEVAGGPGGACRPQISPDGKLLAFVKRVRLKSVLYLQNLATGEEWPVYDDLSKDQQETWAIFGVYPNFNWTPDSKNIVFYAKGKIWNLDITTLSAEQIPFEVTSQQSITEALHFNQKVFQDEFTVKMIRQLTTSPDSNLVAFNAAGHIYTKVLPNSVPQRIDSLNDFEYEPEFSPDGKSLVYVDWSDELKGSVNRVDLTTHAITRLTVDKGFYYSPKFSPKGDKIVYRKGEGNEVLGFAFGKDPGIYVISATGGTPKLILDHGIRPQFSADGAKIYFQGSEGDNKAFKAIDTTGANERTLYTSKYATQFAPSPDGKWMAFTELYNCYITPMVNTGSPQDLSAANKAIPLSKLTRDAGTYLHWSKDSQKLMWTLGPRYFVRDIKNAFPFVDGGKDKTLVIDTVGIDIGLKLKTDVPTGKIAFKNARIITMKGDEVIRNGTIVIDKNKIVAVGKTEDVQVPADAMVYDATGKTIMPGIVDVHAHLHPSPDGISPQQDWNYYANLAFGVTTAHDPSSNTEMVFSQSEMLKAGNMVGPRVYSTGTILYGADGDFKAVINSLEDARSNIRRLKEVGAFSIKSYNQPRREQRQQIIEAARELQMEVVPEGGSTFFTNMNMILDGHTGIEHNIPVVPIYKDVKALWNASKSGYTPTLIVCYGGQFGENYWYDRTEVWKNEHLLNFTPRTLVDARSRRRSTSEYGDYGHIEVSRYVKQIADGGTKVNLGSHGQLQGLGAHWELWMLAQGGMSPMQAIRCATINGASYLGMEKEIGSLETGKLADLIVLNDNPLEDIRNSQKIKYVMVNGRLYDADSMNEIGNREKPRLRFWWQMNRGETVNLPVGNLETYQFTSQDGD, encoded by the coding sequence ATGAAATATATTCTTGTCGTTATACTCACCTTCCTAACCGCCGATATTGTTTATGCCCAAAAATGGAACGTGGAAAATCCTCCAGGCCCTTCTAAGAAAGTTACCATAACTACTGATGAAGGTACCTGGATGGACCTGGATGTTAGCCCCGACGGGCAGAATATCGTTTTTGATCTTTTGGGCGATATTTACACCATCCCCATAAAAGGAGGAAAAGCCACTACGCTTAGCAGCGGCAAAGCCTGGGACGTGCAACCCCGTTATAGTCCCGATGGTAAAATGATAGCCTACACCAGCGATAGGGACGGCGGCGATAATATATGGGTGATGAATGCCGACGGTACCAACAAGCACCCTATAACCAAAGAAAACTTCCGGCTGCTGAATAACCCGTACTGGACGCCTGACGGGCAATATATTGTGGCGCGCAAACATTTTACAGCCACCCGGTCGTTAGGCGCAGGCGAGATGTGGATATATAATATTAATGGCGGCGACGGCATACAACTAACCAAACGCAAAAACGACCAGCAGGATGCCGGTGAGCCGATAGTTTCGCCGGATGGAAAATACATCTACTGGAGCGAGGATATGACACCGGGTCCCGACTTTCAATACAATAAGGATCCAAACCAGGGTATTTATGCTATCCGCCGCTTAAACCGGGAAACTGGTAAAATTGAAGAGGTTGCCGGTGGCCCCGGCGGCGCCTGCCGCCCGCAGATATCGCCCGACGGAAAGCTGCTTGCCTTTGTTAAAAGGGTGCGGTTAAAATCCGTCCTTTACCTGCAAAACCTGGCTACGGGCGAAGAATGGCCGGTTTACGACGACCTGTCGAAGGACCAGCAGGAAACCTGGGCGATATTTGGCGTGTACCCGAATTTCAACTGGACGCCCGATAGCAAAAACATCGTATTTTATGCAAAAGGCAAAATATGGAACCTGGATATCACCACCCTGAGCGCCGAGCAGATACCTTTCGAAGTAACCAGCCAGCAAAGCATTACCGAGGCGCTCCATTTTAACCAAAAGGTTTTCCAGGACGAGTTTACGGTAAAAATGATACGGCAGCTCACCACATCGCCGGATAGCAACCTGGTAGCTTTTAACGCCGCAGGGCATATCTATACCAAGGTGCTGCCTAACAGCGTGCCACAACGGATAGACAGCCTGAACGATTTTGAATATGAGCCTGAATTTAGCCCCGATGGCAAGTCGCTGGTTTATGTGGACTGGAGCGACGAGCTCAAAGGATCGGTAAACCGCGTCGATCTTACAACGCATGCTATAACCCGGCTTACTGTTGATAAAGGCTTCTACTACTCGCCAAAGTTCTCGCCCAAAGGCGACAAAATAGTTTACCGAAAAGGCGAAGGCAACGAGGTTTTAGGTTTTGCCTTTGGAAAAGACCCCGGTATTTACGTGATATCTGCAACCGGCGGAACGCCCAAGCTAATACTTGACCACGGTATAAGGCCGCAGTTCTCGGCCGACGGTGCCAAAATATATTTCCAGGGATCAGAGGGCGACAATAAGGCTTTCAAAGCAATAGATACCACCGGGGCGAACGAGCGAACGCTCTACACATCAAAATATGCCACGCAGTTTGCCCCCAGTCCTGATGGCAAGTGGATGGCTTTTACCGAATTGTATAACTGTTACATCACCCCAATGGTAAATACAGGCAGCCCGCAGGACCTGTCGGCTGCAAATAAGGCCATACCGCTGAGCAAGCTTACGCGCGACGCCGGAACCTATCTGCACTGGAGCAAAGACAGCCAGAAGCTGATGTGGACCCTGGGGCCGAGATATTTCGTACGTGATATTAAAAATGCGTTCCCGTTTGTAGATGGCGGGAAAGATAAGACCCTTGTGATCGACACCGTCGGGATCGACATAGGCCTTAAATTAAAAACCGATGTACCCACAGGCAAGATCGCCTTTAAAAACGCAAGGATCATCACCATGAAGGGGGATGAAGTGATCAGGAATGGCACTATTGTGATAGACAAAAATAAAATAGTAGCTGTCGGTAAAACAGAAGATGTACAGGTACCCGCCGATGCTATGGTTTACGACGCTACCGGAAAAACCATTATGCCGGGCATTGTCGACGTACATGCCCACTTGCATCCCAGTCCCGATGGTATATCGCCGCAGCAGGACTGGAACTATTATGCTAACCTGGCATTTGGGGTAACCACAGCCCACGACCCTTCGTCCAATACCGAAATGGTGTTCAGCCAGTCGGAAATGCTGAAAGCCGGGAACATGGTTGGCCCAAGAGTGTATTCAACAGGCACAATATTGTATGGTGCCGATGGCGATTTTAAAGCAGTAATCAACAGTCTTGAAGATGCCCGGTCAAACATCCGCCGTTTAAAGGAAGTAGGCGCATTCTCTATAAAAAGTTATAACCAGCCGCGCCGCGAACAGCGTCAGCAGATCATTGAAGCGGCCCGCGAACTCCAAATGGAAGTGGTGCCCGAGGGTGGTTCTACTTTCTTTACCAATATGAACATGATCCTCGACGGGCATACGGGTATCGAGCATAATATACCGGTCGTGCCTATTTACAAAGATGTAAAAGCGTTGTGGAACGCCAGCAAATCGGGCTATACCCCCACTCTCATTGTTTGTTACGGGGGCCAGTTCGGTGAAAATTACTGGTATGACCGTACAGAAGTATGGAAGAACGAACACCTGCTGAACTTCACCCCGAGGACCCTGGTCGACGCCCGTTCACGACGCCGTTCTACGTCTGAATATGGTGATTACGGCCATATCGAGGTTTCGCGCTACGTAAAACAAATAGCTGATGGCGGCACCAAAGTAAACCTGGGTTCACATGGTCAATTACAGGGCCTTGGTGCGCACTGGGAGTTGTGGATGCTGGCTCAGGGTGGCATGTCGCCTATGCAGGCCATCCGGTGTGCAACTATCAATGGCGCGTCTTACCTGGGGATGGAGAAGGAGATCGGTTCGCTTGAAACCGGCAAACTCGCCGATCTGATCGTATTAAACGACAACCCGCTGGAAGACATCCGCAACAGCCAAAAGATCAAATATGTGATGGTGAATGGTCGCCTTTATGATGCTGACTCGATGAACGAAATAGGCAACCGCGAAAAACCACGGCTCCGTTTCTGGTGGCAAATGAACCGCGGCGAAACTGTGAATTTACCGGTAGGCAACCTGGAGACGTACCAGTTTACAAGCCAGGATGGCGACTGA
- a CDS encoding alpha/beta hydrolase has protein sequence MIKKIIFCAFLLFFQNFLLFGQLRVTFRISKIPPSKDLSVHLFLAGDFNGWNPSDAQYELTQAGKDGFQLIETMKPGIISFKVTRGSWQAVECTSAGKPIENRSVMLAHDTTIVLDITGWQDNFKAEEKKHTASANVHILSDKFEIPQLGRQRRVWIYLPADYEASQRKYPVIYMQDGQNLFDAYTSGYGEWGVDEIMDKLPAKDRCIIVGVDHGGEHRLSEYDPYDTKYGKGEGSEYADFLVKKLKPYIDEHYRTKKDPRNTTVAGSSMGGLISMYAILKYPGVFGNAGVFSPSFWLPPAIYDYAKQQPLRKYTRIYFVCGDSESDSMVADMQKMAGLVRAKGVSDQNSPELIVKGAQHNEKQWNDDFPAFYKWLNAKSGSR, from the coding sequence ATGATAAAAAAAATAATTTTCTGCGCGTTTTTGCTTTTTTTCCAAAACTTTTTGCTTTTTGGACAGTTACGGGTCACCTTTAGAATCAGCAAAATACCACCGTCAAAAGACCTTAGTGTACACCTGTTTTTGGCAGGCGATTTTAACGGGTGGAATCCCTCGGATGCGCAATACGAATTGACCCAGGCCGGTAAGGACGGCTTTCAGCTTATAGAGACGATGAAGCCGGGTATCATCAGCTTTAAAGTAACCCGCGGAAGCTGGCAGGCAGTGGAGTGCACAAGTGCGGGAAAGCCTATTGAGAACCGGAGCGTTATGCTGGCACACGATACAACCATAGTGCTTGACATTACCGGCTGGCAGGATAATTTTAAAGCGGAAGAGAAGAAACATACCGCAAGCGCGAACGTACATATCCTTAGTGATAAATTTGAGATACCCCAGTTAGGCAGGCAACGGCGGGTGTGGATATACCTGCCTGCTGATTACGAAGCCTCGCAAAGGAAGTACCCGGTTATTTATATGCAGGACGGGCAAAACCTTTTTGACGCCTATACATCGGGTTATGGCGAATGGGGCGTGGACGAGATAATGGATAAGCTGCCCGCAAAAGACCGGTGTATTATTGTCGGTGTCGATCACGGCGGCGAGCACCGCCTGTCGGAATACGATCCTTATGATACCAAATACGGCAAAGGCGAGGGGAGCGAGTATGCCGATTTCCTGGTAAAAAAGCTGAAACCTTATATTGATGAGCATTATCGCACCAAAAAGGACCCGCGTAATACAACTGTAGCCGGGAGTTCCATGGGCGGGCTGATATCGATGTACGCTATTCTAAAATATCCCGGTGTATTTGGTAACGCCGGCGTGTTTTCGCCTTCGTTCTGGCTGCCGCCCGCAATATATGACTATGCAAAGCAGCAGCCTTTGAGAAAGTACACACGGATATATTTCGTATGTGGCGACTCGGAAAGCGACAGCATGGTTGCCGATATGCAGAAAATGGCCGGCCTGGTGCGCGCTAAAGGGGTAAGCGACCAAAACAGCCCGGAGCTTATTGTAAAAGGCGCCCAACACAACGAAAAGCAATGGAACGACGACTTCCCGGCGTTTTATAAATGGCTCAACGCGAAGTCCGGAAGCCGGTAA
- a CDS encoding carboxypeptidase-like regulatory domain-containing protein codes for MRKNYSKKYLLLCAFLMMSVMAFAQKGSIKGKVLDETNQPLPGASVSIDGTTLGATTDANGNYTIASVNPGNYTLTAKYIGYVSSKQTIAVGSSVLTVNFGLKPESTNLNEVVVIGYGSQRKKDLTGSVVAVSSKDFNQGPLPRPKL; via the coding sequence ATGAGAAAAAATTACTCAAAAAAGTATTTGCTTCTTTGTGCCTTTCTGATGATGTCTGTAATGGCATTTGCACAAAAAGGAAGCATAAAAGGTAAGGTGCTGGACGAGACGAACCAGCCCCTTCCCGGTGCCTCGGTCAGCATTGACGGCACCACGCTCGGTGCCACTACCGATGCCAACGGTAACTACACCATTGCAAGTGTTAATCCCGGCAATTATACCCTTACCGCAAAATACATCGGTTATGTATCAAGCAAGCAAACCATTGCGGTAGGTTCTTCCGTACTTACTGTAAATTTCGGATTGAAACCTGAAAGCACAAACCTTAATGAAGTGGTGGTAATTGGTTACGGCAGCCAGCGTAAGAAGGACCTTACCGGCTCAGTTGTGGCTGTATCTTCCAAAGATTTTAACCAGGGCCCCTTACCACGCCCGAAGCTTTGA
- a CDS encoding SusC/RagA family TonB-linked outer membrane protein: protein MEITSNSGAPGAGSTIRIRGGASISASNDPLIVIDGVPVSNSGIAGIDNALATINPNDIDGFSILKDASATAIYGSRASNGVIIITTKKGKGGDKLKINFSTVNSLSKITKEAPALTAAEFTQVVNSAQAGLTDAQKAEIGTSNTDWQKQIYRQAFATDNNISFAGGIKGLPYRLSIGYLDQDGVLKRDNLKRTTVALNVNKAFLNNSLKVDLNLKGTYTDRLFANQGAIGAAVGFDPTQPVYSGNDNYGGYFEWLLNGTPNTLAPKNPVGLINESTGHGYSKRGLGSVSFNYTFPFLKELEANATFGGDETEGMGNNFTDPAAASAFTTNGSYSQYYSKNYTYNADYYLKYSKDFKSIKSHLDVQAGYSYQYFHFYTRPEATYAADRTTVLNQPANIFPGQYYIESPFGRLNYSFMDKYLLTASIRDDRSSRFSNLNRNGYFPAVALAWRVKEETFLKSVDFISDLKLRAGYGITGQQDIGPLFGYLAVYEPSNVSAQYQFGGSFINTLRADAYNTNLKWEQTATTNIAIDYGFLNGRINGSIEYYYKKTKDLLFDTPVPDGTNLTNHVVANIGNLHTQGIDFNVNAIVFDNKDFKWNFGYNVSFNKIVVDNISATHDPNQQIATGGIPGGVGNTIQLLKAGATPYQFYVYQQVYGSNGMPLEGVYVDKNGNGSTLDDKYLYKHPNPTVFMGFNSDFTYKQWSLSFSVRSNIGNYVYNAVQASNGAYAGLKFQGYLNNIPNSILKTNFQQYQLYTDYYVENASFVRMDYANLGYNFGKIAKVATLRANFNVENVFVITKYTGLDPEVSSGIDNNIYPRPRVFSIGLNLNY, encoded by the coding sequence GTGGAAATCACATCAAATAGTGGCGCTCCTGGTGCAGGAAGTACTATCCGTATTCGGGGCGGGGCATCCATTTCGGCAAGTAACGATCCTTTGATCGTTATTGATGGTGTTCCTGTAAGTAATTCCGGAATTGCAGGTATCGATAATGCTTTAGCTACTATTAACCCGAATGATATCGACGGGTTTTCCATCTTAAAAGATGCTTCTGCTACAGCAATTTACGGTTCACGTGCGTCAAATGGCGTAATTATCATTACTACAAAAAAGGGCAAAGGTGGCGACAAGTTAAAGATCAACTTCAGTACCGTTAATTCTTTATCAAAAATAACAAAAGAAGCACCTGCACTTACTGCCGCCGAATTCACGCAAGTGGTTAACAGCGCGCAGGCGGGGTTAACAGACGCCCAAAAAGCTGAGATTGGCACTTCAAACACGGATTGGCAAAAACAGATCTATCGCCAGGCATTTGCTACAGATAATAATATCAGCTTTGCTGGTGGTATTAAAGGGTTGCCATACCGTTTATCAATAGGCTATCTTGACCAGGATGGTGTGCTGAAAAGAGACAACCTGAAAAGGACGACCGTAGCTTTAAACGTTAACAAGGCATTCCTTAATAATAGCCTGAAAGTTGACCTAAACTTAAAAGGTACTTACACAGACCGTTTATTTGCAAACCAGGGGGCTATCGGTGCAGCTGTAGGATTTGATCCTACGCAACCAGTTTATTCAGGCAATGACAATTACGGTGGTTATTTTGAATGGCTTCTGAACGGAACGCCTAACACATTAGCGCCTAAAAACCCTGTTGGGTTAATCAACGAATCAACCGGACATGGTTATTCAAAAAGGGGGCTTGGAAGTGTTTCTTTTAACTATACTTTCCCTTTCCTGAAAGAATTAGAAGCTAATGCCACTTTCGGCGGAGATGAAACAGAAGGTATGGGCAACAACTTCACCGATCCGGCGGCTGCTTCAGCTTTTACAACAAATGGATCTTATTCACAATATTACAGCAAGAACTACACGTATAATGCTGACTACTACCTAAAATATTCAAAGGATTTCAAATCGATTAAAAGCCATTTGGATGTACAGGCAGGCTATTCGTACCAATACTTCCATTTTTACACCCGCCCTGAAGCAACTTATGCTGCAGACAGAACAACGGTGCTTAACCAACCGGCTAATATCTTCCCGGGCCAATACTACATCGAATCGCCTTTCGGCCGTTTGAACTATAGCTTCATGGATAAGTACTTATTAACGGCTTCTATCCGTGACGACCGTTCGTCACGTTTCTCCAATCTCAACCGTAATGGCTATTTCCCGGCAGTGGCGCTGGCCTGGCGGGTTAAAGAAGAAACTTTCCTAAAGAGTGTTGATTTCATCTCCGATCTGAAATTGAGAGCAGGTTATGGTATCACAGGCCAGCAGGATATAGGTCCGCTATTCGGTTACCTGGCAGTTTATGAGCCCAGCAATGTCTCTGCTCAATATCAATTTGGCGGGTCGTTCATCAACACCTTGCGTGCCGATGCTTATAACACTAACCTTAAATGGGAACAAACAGCAACTACCAACATAGCTATTGACTATGGCTTTTTAAACGGCCGGATAAACGGTTCGATTGAATATTATTACAAGAAGACCAAGGATTTGCTATTTGATACACCAGTGCCCGATGGCACCAACCTTACCAACCACGTTGTTGCTAATATAGGTAACCTCCATACACAGGGTATCGATTTCAATGTAAACGCGATAGTTTTTGACAACAAAGATTTCAAATGGAACTTTGGCTACAACGTCTCTTTCAACAAGATCGTTGTTGACAACATCTCGGCTACACATGATCCCAACCAGCAAATCGCTACCGGCGGCATTCCGGGTGGCGTGGGTAACACTATCCAGTTGCTGAAAGCAGGCGCTACGCCATACCAGTTCTACGTTTACCAGCAGGTTTACGGCTCCAACGGCATGCCGCTTGAAGGAGTTTACGTGGATAAGAACGGAAACGGTTCGACCCTTGATGACAAATACCTTTACAAGCATCCGAACCCAACCGTATTTATGGGTTTCAATTCTGATTTTACTTATAAACAATGGAGTTTAAGTTTCTCGGTTCGTTCAAACATAGGCAACTATGTTTATAACGCTGTACAGGCCAGCAACGGCGCTTATGCAGGTTTGAAATTCCAGGGTTACCTGAACAACATCCCAAACAGCATATTGAAAACTAATTTCCAGCAGTACCAGTTGTATACCGACTATTATGTTGAAAATGCCTCGTTTGTAAGAATGGACTATGCTAACCTCGGTTACAATTTTGGCAAGATTGCCAAGGTTGCTACACTTAGAGCCAACTTTAATGTGGAGAATGTATTTGTAATTACCAAATATACCGGACTTGATCCTGAAGTTTCCTCAGGTATCGATAACAATATTTATCCGCGCCCTCGTGTATTCTCGATCGGGCTTAACTTAAATTATTAA